Sequence from the Kribbella aluminosa genome:
GAAGTCGCGGGGCTGATAGCCGCCTGCGCGCTGCTCATCTTGGTGGGCCTGCTGGCCTATCCGATCCTGAAGCTCGGCAAGGTGTTCGACGAGACCCGGATCATGGTGAAGGGCGTCTCCGACTCCAGTGTCCCGCTGCTCGGCGAGGTGACCACCACGGTGGCCACGACCAACGCCCAGCTGGCGAAGGTGGACACGATCACCGACAACGCGACCACGGTGACCACCAATGCGGCCGCGCTGATGTCGCTGTTCTCGGCCACCGCCGGCGGTCCGCTGGTGAAGGCGGCCGCGTTCACGTACGGCGTCCGCCGGGCGCTCGGCGAGCAGCAGCGCAAGGATGTCACCAAGCGCGTCAAGGAAGAGATGAAGGCCGAGCGGAAGGCGCGGAAGCGGTGAAGCGGATCTTCTGGCTGATCATCGGGATCGCCGTCGGCGTGTACGCCGTCACCAGGCTGAAGAAGAAGGCTCAGATCCTCGCTCCGGAGAGTGTCCAGGAGTCCGCGGCCAAGCTGGCCGCCGCGGTCCGGCACTTCGGCGACCAGGTCCGCGAGGGCATGGCCGAGCGGGAGACCGAGCTGCGCGACGCGCTCGGCATCGAGAACACCAACGATCGTGAGGACTACCGGTAACACCCATGGAAACCAGTGAGATCAGGCGGCGGTTCCTGCAGTACTTCGAGGACCGCGGCCACACCGTGGTGCCGAGCGCGCCACTGCCGTCGCCGGACCCGAACCTGCTGTTCAACGTGGCCGGTATGGCCCAGTTCGTGCCGTACTTCGTCGGCCAGCAGACGCCGCCGTTCGCGCGCGCGACCAGTGTGCAGAAGTGCGTCCGGACGCTCGACATCGAAGAGGTCGGCAAGACCACTCGGCACGGCACGTTCTTCCAGATGAACGGCAACTTCTCGTTCGGCGACTACTTCAAGGAAGACGCCGTCAAGTTCGCCTGGGAGCTGGTCACCAAGCCGCAGAACGAGGGCGGCTACGGCTTCGACGAGTCCGTCCTCTACGCCTCGGTGTACTACGAGGACGACGAGGCGATCGACATCTGGAAGCGGGTCGCTGGGCTGCCGGACGACCGGATCGTCCGGCTCGGCATGAAGGACAACTTCTGGTCGATGGGCATCCCGGGCCCCTGCGGCCCGTGCTCGGAGATCCTGATCGACCGCGGCCCGGAGTTCGGCGCCGACCGGGACTGGGAGGCGGGCGACCGCTACCTGGAGTTCTGGAACCTGGTCTTCATGCAGAACGTCCGCGGTGAGGGCGGCGGCAAGGACGGCTACCCGATCCTCGGCGAGCTGCCGAAGAAGAACATCGACACCGGCCTCGGCCTGGAGCGGGTGGCGTACCTGCTGCAGGGCGTCGACAACATGTACGAGATCGACGAGATCTACCCGGTGATCGAGAAGGCGTCCGAGCTGAGCGGCCGCAAGTACGGCGCCGAGCAGGTCGACGACGTCCGCTTCCGGGTGATCGCGGACCACGTCCGGAGCGCGCTGATGCTGATCGGCGACGGTGTCACGCCGGGCAACGAGCAGGGCGGGTATGTACTGCGCCGGCTGCTCCGCCGCGCGATCCGGTCGATGCGGCTGCTCGGGTACGAGGACCCCAGCCTGGTCGAGCTGCTCCCGGTGAGCCTGGAGCAGATGAAGAAGTCGTACCCGGAGCTGGTCACCGACTTCGGCCGGATCAGCCAGATCGCGTACGCCGAGGAGGAGGCGTTCCGCCGGACGCTGACCGCCGGTACGACGATCTTCGACGTCGCGGTCAAGGAGACCAAGGCCGGCGGGGCGCACCAGCTGGAGGGCTCGAAGGCGTTCCAGCTGCACGACACGTACGGCTTCCCGATCGACCTGACCGTCGAGATGGCGGCCGAGCAGGGCCTGCAGGTCGACACCGAGGGTTTCAAGAGCCTGATGAAGGAGCAGCGCGAGCGGGCCAAGGCCGACGCGCGCGCCAAGAAGGCCGGTCACGCGGACACCTCGGGCTACCGGGAGCTCCGCGAGAAGGGCGTCACCGAGTTCACCGGCTACCAGGAGCTGTCGACGGACTCGCAGGTCCGCGGCCTGCTCCGGGACGGTGCGGTGGCGCCGTTCGCCGAGCAGGGCGAGACCGTCGAGGTGGTGCTCGAGAAGACCCCGTTCTACGCCGAGTCCGGCGGTCAGATCGCGGACGAGGGGCTGATCGTCGGCGACGGCCTGAAGCTCAACGTGCTGGACGTGCAGCGGCCGGTGAAGGGCCTGATCGTGCACCGGGTCGAGGTCCTCGAGGGCGTGCTGCGTCCCGGGACCGACGTGCACGCCGAGGTCGACCACGACTGGCGGATCTCGGCCTGCCAGGCGCACTCCGGTACGCACGTCGTGCACGCCGCGCTCCGCCAGGTGCTCGGCCCGAACGCGTTGCAGAGCGGTTCGTACAACAAGCCCGGCTACCTGCGGCTCGACTTCGCCTGGTCCTCGGCGCTCGACCCGGCCACCCGGTCGGAGATCGAGGAGGTCGCGAACCTCGCGGTCCGCAAGGACCTGCCGGTGTCCGCGCAGTACATGACGTTGCCGGAGGCCCGCGAGTGGGGCGCGCTGGCGCTGTTCGGCGAGACGTACGACGAGCAGGTCCGGGTCGTCGAGATCGGCGGCCCGTGGTCACGTGAGCTCTGCGGTGGTACGCACGTGAAGCACTCGTCGCAGGTCGGCGCGCTGACCATCACCAGTGAGTCCTCGGTCGGCGCCGGCGTTCGGCGGATCGAGGCACTCGTCGGCATGGAGGCGCTGCACTACCTCGGCAAGGAGCGGGCACTGGTCCGGCTGCTCAGCGAGAACCTGAAGACTCGGCCGGAGGAGCTGCCGGCGAAGGTCGCCGACCTGTCGGAGCGGCTGCGGGCCGCCGAGAAGGAGCTCGAGCGGGTGCGCGCCGCGCAGGTGCTGCAGGCCGCCGCCGAGCTGGCGGGCAACCCGAAGGACGTCTTCGGCGTCCAGTACGTCGGCCACCGGGCGCCGGACGGCGTGAGCGGCGGGGACCTGCGCAAGCTGGCCCTCGATGTCCGCGGCCGGATGGGGAACGACAAACCGGTCGTGGTCGCGATGCTGAGTGTGAACGACGGCAAGCCCGGTGTGGTGGTCGCGCTGAACGACACCGCCCGCGAGTGGCGGCTGAAGGCCGGCGACCTGGTCCGGATCGCGGCCGAGAAGCTCGGCGGCCGGGGCGGGGGCAAGGACGACGTCGCGCAGGGTGGCGGCACGGACGCCGCCGGTGCCGACGACGCGCTGAGCGCCGTCGAGCACGCCATCGGGCACCAGGTCACGGGCTAGATCCATGAGGTACCGCTGATGAGACGCGGCGTGCGGATCGCGCTGGACATCGGAGACGCCCGGATCGGCGTCGCCAGCAGCGATCCGCACGGCATCCTGGCCACGCCTGTGGAGACGGTCCGACGTGGACCGGGCGATCTGGGTAGGATCGCGGAACTCGCCGCCGAACTGGAGGCGTTCGAGATCGTGGTCGGGCTGCCGCGTTCCCTGTCCGGGGGCGAGGGGCCGGCCGCGGTGAAGATCCGGGAGACGGCGGAGCAGGTGCTGGACAAGGTGCACGAGACGAACACGGGGACGACGGTGCGGCTGGTCGACGAGCGGTTCACCACGGTCACCGCCGAGCGGATGTTGCGGGAACGGGGAAAGAAGGGCAGCAAACGGCGGGCTGTGGTCGACCAGGCCGCGGCGGTCGTTATTCTCCAGCACGCGCTCGACTTCGAGCGCGAGACCGGCAACCCACCCGGGAGGCCCCTGTGAACGGACCATCGGTGGACGCGGACTT
This genomic interval carries:
- the alaS gene encoding alanine--tRNA ligase, producing METSEIRRRFLQYFEDRGHTVVPSAPLPSPDPNLLFNVAGMAQFVPYFVGQQTPPFARATSVQKCVRTLDIEEVGKTTRHGTFFQMNGNFSFGDYFKEDAVKFAWELVTKPQNEGGYGFDESVLYASVYYEDDEAIDIWKRVAGLPDDRIVRLGMKDNFWSMGIPGPCGPCSEILIDRGPEFGADRDWEAGDRYLEFWNLVFMQNVRGEGGGKDGYPILGELPKKNIDTGLGLERVAYLLQGVDNMYEIDEIYPVIEKASELSGRKYGAEQVDDVRFRVIADHVRSALMLIGDGVTPGNEQGGYVLRRLLRRAIRSMRLLGYEDPSLVELLPVSLEQMKKSYPELVTDFGRISQIAYAEEEAFRRTLTAGTTIFDVAVKETKAGGAHQLEGSKAFQLHDTYGFPIDLTVEMAAEQGLQVDTEGFKSLMKEQRERAKADARAKKAGHADTSGYRELREKGVTEFTGYQELSTDSQVRGLLRDGAVAPFAEQGETVEVVLEKTPFYAESGGQIADEGLIVGDGLKLNVLDVQRPVKGLIVHRVEVLEGVLRPGTDVHAEVDHDWRISACQAHSGTHVVHAALRQVLGPNALQSGSYNKPGYLRLDFAWSSALDPATRSEIEEVANLAVRKDLPVSAQYMTLPEAREWGALALFGETYDEQVRVVEIGGPWSRELCGGTHVKHSSQVGALTITSESSVGAGVRRIEALVGMEALHYLGKERALVRLLSENLKTRPEELPAKVADLSERLRAAEKELERVRAAQVLQAAAELAGNPKDVFGVQYVGHRAPDGVSGGDLRKLALDVRGRMGNDKPVVVAMLSVNDGKPGVVVALNDTAREWRLKAGDLVRIAAEKLGGRGGGKDDVAQGGGTDAAGADDALSAVEHAIGHQVTG
- a CDS encoding DUF6167 family protein; amino-acid sequence: MKRIFWLIIGIAVGVYAVTRLKKKAQILAPESVQESAAKLAAAVRHFGDQVREGMAERETELRDALGIENTNDREDYR
- the ruvX gene encoding Holliday junction resolvase RuvX, which translates into the protein MRRGVRIALDIGDARIGVASSDPHGILATPVETVRRGPGDLGRIAELAAELEAFEIVVGLPRSLSGGEGPAAVKIRETAEQVLDKVHETNTGTTVRLVDERFTTVTAERMLRERGKKGSKRRAVVDQAAAVVILQHALDFERETGNPPGRPL
- a CDS encoding DUF948 domain-containing protein; translation: MSVGEVAGLIAACALLILVGLLAYPILKLGKVFDETRIMVKGVSDSSVPLLGEVTTTVATTNAQLAKVDTITDNATTVTTNAAALMSLFSATAGGPLVKAAAFTYGVRRALGEQQRKDVTKRVKEEMKAERKARKR